GCAACTTTACCACTTTGGATAATGAGGCTTTTTCCAATATTGGCAGTTGCGAAGATCTTATCTCCAGAGGAATAGATAACACTTTTGAAATCTCTTCAGCCGCTTGCCTGTGGTCATCATCTGCGATCAGTCGTGTTGCGCTAATTGTCTTCAGCTTATCAATTGATTGCTGTGTTGCATCTCCTCGACTAAGGATCGTGACCGAAATTCCCGTACAAATGCATGAAACAATATCGATACACAAAGACAAAGATCGAGTTTGCAGCAAGGCTATTCGGGCTACTCGGCCTACTGGACCATGATCGCCTATGCCCTGTGTCTGAAATTCATCGCAACGCGCCACCACATGTGACAAAAGCGCGCCATAGGTTAAAGATTGCCCCGCCGCCCTTATCGCAATTCGTTCAGCATAAACTGGGTTCGTTGCCGTTTTGAAGAAACGCTCTGAAAATAGCTGATGCCCCATTATAAATGCATCTTTAAGATGAAAGCTGTTTCAAGCGTTCCAGCATCCAGTTATTCAATGTTTCAATTTCTTCTTTCTTTAATCGTATACCGATTTTTGTGCGGCGCCAAACAACGTCCTCAGCGCTTTGAGCCCATTCCTGCTCCATTAGATAATCAACTTCACGGCCCGTCAGCGACCCGCCAAACTGTTGCCCCATATCAGAAACACTCTTCGCATCCCCCATCAGTTGCCATGCGCGCGTTCCATAAGAACGCACCAATCGCCATGCTAAATCATCGGTTATAAAAGAAAAGTCTGTTTGCAGTTTCTTGACGAGACTATCGAAGTCATCAACTTCGAAGTCCCCCCCTGTCAGCACTGATTGCGCTGTCCATTTTTCTTTGCGCTTACCCAACACAGCCTCGATCTTTTCAAGCATCGATTCGGCAAGCTTGCGATATGTCGTAATTTTCCCGCCAAAAATATTAATCGCTTTTGCCCGGTTATCCTCACCGTCAACCCGCAGCACATAATTTCTCGTGGCCTCTTGGGCCTCGGTGGCACCATCATCGTATAAAGAGCGCACGCCAGCATAGGTCCATACAATGTCATCGGCCACAATCGGTTTCTTAAAATATTCACTTGCTGCATCGCATAGATAGGTCACTTCGCTGGGGTTGATCGCCGCATCCCTTGGGTTGCCTTCATAATCATGATCCGTTGTCCCAATCAAAGTGTAGTCTTGCTCATAGGGCAGCGCAAAGATGATGCGATTATCTGCATTTTGGAAAATGTAAGCACGGTCATGATCATGGAGCTTCGGCACCACAATATGGCTGCCTTGTACCAGTCGGACATTCTTGGCGTTGCTCACGCCAAATGCGTCTCCAAGCACTTCATCAACCCATGGGCCTGATGCATTCACAATCAAACGGGCGGTGCGGGTGGTGACCTTACCCGTGTTTAAATTTTTGGTCTCAATAGACCAATGATCCTCAACGCGCTCTGCTTTGATGCACTGTGTGCGGGTTTCAATGACAGCGCCGCGCTCGGATGCATCTTTGGCATTGAGAACCACAAGTCGCGCGTCATTAACCCAGCAATCGGAGTATTCAAACCCTTTAGAAAAAATCGGCTTGAGAGGTGCCCCTACATTAGAGGTCTTTAAATTCACTGTGCTTGTGCCTGGCAGCAAGACCCTTTTGCCTATGTGGTCATAAAGGAAAAGGCCAAGACGCAAAATCCATGCGGGACGCAGTCCTTTATGATGAGGTAATACAAAACGCATCGGCCAAATAATATGTGGGGCAGATTTCAAGAGCACTTCACGCTCACTCAATGCTTTGCGCACCAAACCAAATTCGTAGTGTTCAAGATAACGCAAGCCGCCATGGATCAACTTGGAAGACCAAGAAGATGTTCCGCTAGCCAGATCATCCATTTCAACGAGGCAAACAGAAAAACCGCGCCCCACCGCGTCACGCGCAATACCACAGCCGTTTATGCCGCCGCCAATGACAAAAATATCAAAATCGCAGTTCAAGGATACTCCTAAAATTCATCATGCCATCAGAGCATTAATCACAACGAGACAATATG
This is a stretch of genomic DNA from Hyphomicrobiales bacterium. It encodes these proteins:
- the glpD gene encoding glycerol-3-phosphate dehydrogenase gives rise to the protein MNCDFDIFVIGGGINGCGIARDAVGRGFSVCLVEMDDLASGTSSWSSKLIHGGLRYLEHYEFGLVRKALSEREVLLKSAPHIIWPMRFVLPHHKGLRPAWILRLGLFLYDHIGKRVLLPGTSTVNLKTSNVGAPLKPIFSKGFEYSDCWVNDARLVVLNAKDASERGAVIETRTQCIKAERVEDHWSIETKNLNTGKVTTRTARLIVNASGPWVDEVLGDAFGVSNAKNVRLVQGSHIVVPKLHDHDRAYIFQNADNRIIFALPYEQDYTLIGTTDHDYEGNPRDAAINPSEVTYLCDAASEYFKKPIVADDIVWTYAGVRSLYDDGATEAQEATRNYVLRVDGEDNRAKAINIFGGKITTYRKLAESMLEKIEAVLGKRKEKWTAQSVLTGGDFEVDDFDSLVKKLQTDFSFITDDLAWRLVRSYGTRAWQLMGDAKSVSDMGQQFGGSLTGREVDYLMEQEWAQSAEDVVWRRTKIGIRLKKEEIETLNNWMLERLKQLSS